GCAAGGAAGTGTGAGAAGCTGCAGCTAAGCTTTCCCGCCTTCTTCCTCTATTCAGAGCTGCAGTCTTCTTCAGATACAAGAGGAAAGATAGCTAGAACTTAGCAGAGATGAAGCACCACAGCAGCAGATACCTTCCTCAATCTTCACCTTCTGATCACCCCTCTTTTGTTTCCGACCACCGGTCGGCGATGAAGGAGATAGCCAGGGGGCAGTCTCTGGTGACGCAGCTGAGGGCCATCGTCCTTCCTGCGCTGCAGGCGGGCCAACGCTGCGAGCTTGTTGCCCAGATGTTCCAGAACATTCTGGATTGCTCCAGCAAGGCCATAACTAAGCTGCAGCTTCACCATCAGTCTGATGCCCGAGCTGATGACGCACTGGAGGATGACAAGAAGAGGGTGAGGAGGATTTCTTCTGATGACTGCATCAAGGAGGAGGGTGCTACTGCTAAGCCCCATCATCAGCACAAGAGAAGGTATGCATCTATGTGATCTGATAAGTTCACTTGAACTGGTGAAAGTATAGATTCTTTTTAGAATATACTTCTTGATGATGCGTGTAATTAGCTATTTCATTTATTCTTCCTTACACAAACAAATTTTAAGCAGGAAATCTGATGATTTGGTGTCACTCGAAACGCCTGTTCCACACTATGATGGCCGCCAATGGAGAAAGTAtgggcaaaagcaaatcaaCAAAGCGAAACATCCAAGGTACCTTTTGTTTGTCCTGAGTTTAGTTTCTTTATTGTTTTCCATTCAACACCTATGGTATACATACATTTCTATGTACTCAATTCCATTTCTTTCTGAGTGTTCTGACTTCTGAATATCTGTTTGTGTAAAGGATAAAAAAGAAATATGCACAATTATTGTATTAACTTGGACTATGATTAATTTGGTTCTCCAGGAGCTACTACAGATGCACCTACAGGCAGGAACAAGACTGCAAAGCAACAAAGACGGTGCAGCAGCAAGATGACAGCGCAGGTACTGATCATCCCGTGATGTACACAGTCGTCTACCACGGCCAACATACTTGCAAGGACAACAAT
This genomic window from Setaria viridis chromosome 8, Setaria_viridis_v4.0, whole genome shotgun sequence contains:
- the LOC117833670 gene encoding probable WRKY transcription factor 70, translating into MKHHSSRYLPQSSPSDHPSFVSDHRSAMKEIARGQSLVTQLRAIVLPALQAGQRCELVAQMFQNILDCSSKAITKLQLHHQSDARADDALEDDKKRVRRISSDDCIKEEGATAKPHHQHKRRKSDDLVSLETPVPHYDGRQWRKYGQKQINKAKHPRSYYRCTYRQEQDCKATKTVQQQDDSAGTDHPVMYTVVYHGQHTCKDNNGVESGTDDSETNTPSSSDSRSSISTTCTDAYEHQTSLDDNKPLDKSSDLITKNCMYEPFDMAAFAPLDLDSWELDALLRFGA